In Candidatus Methylomirabilota bacterium, the following proteins share a genomic window:
- the hpnI gene encoding bacteriohopanetetrol glucosamine biosynthesis glycosyltransferase HpnI produces MTSLAWSALLLVPVVISCVYWIVTSVMMARFFRRHAPADSSWLPMVSLIKPVCGLEKSIHENLSTACRQNYPRYEVIFSVQDSADPALPLLARIRGENPTVPIQIVVDRASAGPNGKVSNLLNATGHATGRVLVYSDSDMRLEPNYLRTIVAPLANPRVGIACTVYRAEGADNLYESLELLSLNTDFVPSMVFAVETGAALACPGASQAIRRETLTLVGGLEPMAYSFVEDLELGRAVMASGLTIALVPHVAVTRVDAPRPSVWWRHQVYWDQNTRVANPVGFFFTFLVRGVPFAGLYALCGGPGSWLVLAGTLAIRLGTTLVSSTLLGDREGIRRLWLLPLRDAAGLLVWLASFVGRKVYWRGRVFALNGKSLIEV; encoded by the coding sequence ATGACCTCCCTCGCCTGGAGCGCTCTCCTCCTGGTTCCGGTCGTCATCTCGTGCGTGTACTGGATCGTGACCAGCGTCATGATGGCGCGCTTCTTCCGGCGTCACGCGCCGGCGGATTCGAGCTGGCTCCCGATGGTGTCCCTGATCAAGCCGGTGTGCGGACTCGAGAAGAGTATCCACGAAAATCTCTCGACGGCCTGTCGTCAGAACTACCCACGGTACGAGGTCATCTTCTCCGTCCAGGATTCGGCGGACCCCGCCCTGCCGCTCCTTGCCCGGATTCGTGGCGAGAATCCTACCGTGCCTATCCAGATCGTCGTCGACCGGGCGAGCGCGGGGCCCAACGGCAAAGTGTCCAACCTTCTCAACGCCACCGGCCACGCGACGGGCCGCGTGCTGGTGTATTCAGACAGCGACATGCGTCTGGAGCCCAACTACCTCAGAACGATCGTCGCGCCCCTGGCGAATCCGCGCGTGGGCATCGCGTGCACCGTGTACCGGGCCGAGGGCGCGGACAACCTCTATGAGTCGCTCGAGCTGCTGTCGCTCAACACCGACTTCGTGCCCTCGATGGTGTTCGCGGTGGAGACCGGCGCGGCGCTCGCCTGTCCCGGTGCCTCCCAGGCCATCCGTCGTGAAACCCTGACGCTCGTCGGAGGTCTCGAGCCGATGGCGTACAGCTTCGTGGAGGATCTCGAGCTGGGCCGTGCCGTCATGGCATCCGGATTGACGATCGCTCTCGTACCGCATGTCGCGGTGACCCGGGTTGACGCTCCTCGGCCCTCGGTCTGGTGGCGGCACCAGGTGTACTGGGACCAGAACACGCGCGTGGCCAACCCCGTCGGATTCTTCTTCACGTTCCTCGTCCGCGGCGTGCCGTTCGCCGGCCTGTACGCGCTGTGCGGCGGCCCCGGCTCCTGGCTGGTGCTGGCCGGCACGCTCGCCATCCGGCTCGGCACCACGCTCGTGAGCTCGACCCTGCTCGGAGACCGAGAGGGCATTCGCCGCCTGTGGCTGCTGCCGCTCCGAGACGCCGCCGGCCTACTGGTCTGGTTGGCGAGCTTCGTGGGGCGGAAGGTGTACTGGCGAGGCCGTGTCTTCGCGCTGAACGGCAAGAGCCTGATCGAGGTATGA
- a CDS encoding ferritin-like domain-containing protein has translation MKIGSEAHKRLFCGTFFDHHRPYEPAELGWPALDGETLALLRGLPFWTHALQAEEDAGPMISACAALEPDPMVRRALELQAFEEARHARIIRHMIERYALHADEIHVEVPDDAVEAFIDFGFEECLDSFGAFGLFKLAREHLLVPEALFEIFDRVMQEEASHIVFFLNWFAYRQARRGVLSRAFRQPKALQHYLRAVRKLAGLAFSKETDEGKDFIVTGADAFVDNLTPGVVLAACLEENTRRLAEFDRRLLAPRFAPRMARIALGIITRLPRRNGHRLAERR, from the coding sequence GTGAAGATCGGATCGGAGGCGCACAAGCGCCTCTTCTGCGGGACGTTCTTCGACCATCACCGGCCTTACGAGCCTGCGGAGCTCGGATGGCCGGCGCTGGACGGGGAGACGCTGGCGCTGCTGCGCGGGCTGCCCTTCTGGACGCATGCGCTCCAGGCGGAGGAGGACGCCGGGCCGATGATCAGCGCATGCGCGGCGCTGGAGCCCGACCCCATGGTGCGCCGGGCGCTCGAGCTCCAGGCGTTCGAGGAGGCGCGCCACGCGCGCATCATCCGGCACATGATCGAGCGCTACGCCCTCCACGCCGACGAGATTCACGTCGAGGTCCCCGACGACGCGGTGGAGGCGTTCATCGACTTCGGGTTCGAGGAATGCCTCGACTCCTTTGGGGCGTTCGGCCTGTTCAAGCTCGCGCGCGAGCATCTGCTCGTCCCCGAGGCCCTCTTCGAGATCTTCGATCGGGTCATGCAGGAGGAAGCGAGCCACATCGTGTTCTTCCTGAACTGGTTCGCGTACCGTCAGGCCCGCCGCGGGGTGCTCTCGCGGGCCTTCCGTCAGCCGAAGGCGCTCCAACATTACCTGCGCGCCGTGCGCAAGCTGGCGGGACTGGCGTTCTCGAAGGAGACCGACGAAGGGAAAGACTTCATCGTCACCGGCGCCGATGCCTTCGTCGACAATCTCACTCCCGGAGTAGTGCTGGCCGCATGTCTCGAGGAGAACACGCGACGCCTGGCCGAGTTCGATCGACGGCTCCTCGCGCCCCGGTTCGCCCCGCGCATGGCACGGATCGCCCTCGGCATCATCACCCGGTTGCCGCGGCGTAACGGCCATCGCCTCGCGGAGCGGCGCTGA
- a CDS encoding NAD(P)-dependent alcohol dehydrogenase has protein sequence MICKAWVAKAAKQPMAFTTVEPGPLGTEEVEVAVEHCGLCHSDLSIFNDEFGISQFPATLGHEVVGRVTTVGSSAKGVAVGQQVGVGWFSGSCMHCRQCLSGRQHLCPQAQLTIVGHRGGFASHIRCHWAWAIPLPDGLDLADAGPLLCGGITVFSPLVAHAKPVDRVGVIGIGGLGHMALKFAAAYGCDVTAFTSSESKFDEAKSFGARHVVSSKDSAAIKKLGGSLDLLISTVSAPIDWNAMIGTVAPNGRLHVVGLMVEPIPVSAFSLVLQQRAVSGSPTGSPVGIATMLDFAARHRIAPQTEHFPMSRINEAFARLESGKARYRIVLDMDF, from the coding sequence ATGATCTGCAAGGCGTGGGTCGCGAAGGCGGCGAAGCAGCCGATGGCGTTCACCACCGTCGAGCCGGGTCCTCTCGGGACCGAGGAGGTGGAGGTCGCGGTCGAGCACTGTGGGCTGTGTCACTCCGATCTGTCGATCTTCAACGATGAATTCGGCATCTCGCAATTCCCGGCCACGCTCGGCCACGAGGTCGTGGGCCGCGTCACCACCGTCGGCTCGAGCGCCAAGGGCGTCGCCGTCGGCCAGCAGGTCGGCGTCGGCTGGTTCTCGGGCAGCTGCATGCATTGCCGCCAGTGCCTCTCCGGTCGCCAGCACCTCTGCCCGCAGGCGCAGCTCACCATCGTGGGCCACCGGGGCGGCTTCGCCTCCCACATCCGCTGCCACTGGGCCTGGGCCATTCCGCTGCCCGACGGCCTCGACCTCGCCGACGCCGGGCCGCTGCTCTGCGGCGGCATCACCGTGTTCTCGCCGCTCGTCGCGCACGCCAAGCCCGTGGATCGCGTCGGCGTCATCGGCATCGGCGGCCTCGGGCACATGGCCCTGAAGTTCGCCGCCGCGTATGGCTGCGACGTGACGGCGTTCACGTCGAGCGAGAGCAAGTTCGACGAGGCGAAGAGCTTCGGCGCGCGTCACGTCGTCTCGAGCAAGGACTCGGCGGCGATCAAGAAGCTCGGCGGCAGCCTCGATCTCTTGATCAGCACCGTCAGCGCGCCGATCGACTGGAACGCGATGATCGGGACGGTCGCGCCGAACGGTCGGCTCCACGTGGTCGGGTTGATGGTGGAGCCCATTCCGGTGTCGGCCTTCTCGCTCGTTCTCCAGCAGCGGGCGGTGTCCGGCTCGCCCACCGGCTCGCCGGTGGGCATCGCGACCATGCTGGACTTCGCGGCCCGCCACCGGATCGCGCCGCAAACCGAGCACTTCCCCATGAGCCGGATCAACGAGGCCTTTGCCCGGCTCGAATCGGGCAAAGCCCGATACCGGATCGTGCTGGACATGGACTTCTGA
- the sthA gene encoding Si-specific NAD(P)(+) transhydrogenase: MSHPSGLEGDAGSARDAFDLVVIGAGPAGLAGAIAGGVLGAKVALVERSSALGGALINTGTIPSKTLRETALALSGHRSRNLYGVDLSLRRGARVADFLYHERHVKATARANVAERLARLGITRIRGLARFLATDRVEVVPTSPSKGRPRQLRARFVLIATGSRPARPREFPFEHPQVWDSDEILELERLPRRLAVIGAGVIGSEYASMFAALGAKVDLVDGRAALLSFLDREIARELTRAMTALGIRFRWRERVTACQAPVRGPIRLTLSSGASLRVDAVLVAAGRRAVVEDLRLEAAGLSTDERGHLHVDAHFRTRVPNILAAGDVVGFPALASVSAEQARLAVSTAFGHRLKEAVDPLFPNGIYTIPEVSTVGATEEELRTQGVDYVVGRARYADNARGAIIGDRAGLLKLLFRREDMKLLGVHMLGEQATELVHIGLMTLLLGGGAEELHRACFNVPTLATLYKDAAYRAQIARDLPSAARRLPRRHQ; the protein is encoded by the coding sequence CTGAGCCACCCGAGCGGGCTCGAGGGAGACGCGGGGTCGGCGCGAGACGCATTCGACCTCGTGGTCATCGGGGCCGGGCCCGCGGGGCTCGCCGGCGCCATCGCGGGCGGCGTTCTCGGGGCCAAGGTCGCGCTCGTCGAGCGGTCATCGGCCCTGGGGGGCGCCCTCATCAATACCGGCACCATTCCCAGCAAGACCCTGCGGGAGACGGCGCTGGCGCTGTCGGGTCACCGCAGCCGCAATCTGTACGGGGTCGACCTCTCCCTGCGCCGGGGGGCGCGCGTCGCCGACTTCCTCTACCACGAGCGCCACGTCAAGGCGACGGCGCGCGCGAACGTCGCGGAGCGGCTCGCCCGCCTGGGCATCACGCGAATCAGGGGATTGGCGCGCTTCCTCGCGACCGACCGCGTCGAGGTCGTGCCGACATCGCCCTCGAAGGGCCGGCCGCGCCAGCTACGCGCGCGCTTCGTCCTGATCGCGACCGGCAGCCGGCCCGCACGGCCGCGCGAGTTTCCGTTCGAGCACCCGCAAGTCTGGGATTCGGACGAGATCCTCGAGCTCGAGCGGCTGCCTCGACGGCTTGCCGTCATCGGCGCCGGCGTCATCGGCAGCGAGTATGCGTCGATGTTCGCCGCGCTCGGCGCGAAGGTGGATCTCGTCGACGGGCGTGCGGCCCTGCTCTCGTTTCTCGACCGCGAGATCGCGCGCGAGCTCACGCGGGCCATGACCGCGCTCGGCATTCGGTTTCGCTGGCGCGAGCGCGTGACGGCGTGTCAGGCGCCCGTGCGCGGACCCATCCGGCTCACGCTGTCCTCGGGCGCGTCGCTCCGCGTCGACGCCGTGCTGGTGGCGGCTGGACGTCGCGCGGTCGTCGAGGATCTCCGGCTGGAGGCCGCGGGCCTCTCCACCGACGAGCGGGGCCATCTCCACGTCGATGCGCACTTCCGGACGCGGGTTCCGAACATCCTCGCCGCCGGCGACGTGGTCGGCTTCCCCGCGCTGGCCTCCGTGAGCGCCGAGCAGGCGCGCCTCGCGGTGTCCACCGCCTTCGGCCACCGCCTGAAGGAGGCGGTGGACCCTCTTTTCCCCAACGGGATCTACACGATCCCAGAAGTAAGCACGGTCGGCGCCACCGAAGAAGAGCTGCGCACGCAGGGCGTCGACTACGTGGTGGGACGTGCCCGCTACGCGGACAACGCGCGCGGCGCCATCATCGGCGACCGCGCCGGGCTCCTGAAGCTGCTGTTTCGGCGCGAGGACATGAAGCTGCTGGGCGTCCACATGCTCGGGGAGCAGGCGACAGAGCTCGTCCACATCGGCCTGATGACCCTGCTCCTCGGGGGCGGGGCCGAGGAGCTTCACCGAGCGTGCTTCAACGTGCCGACCCTCGCGACGCTCTACAAGGACGCCGCCTACCGGGCGCAGATCGCGCGCGACCTGCCCTCGGCGGCGCGACGGCTCCCTCGGCGCCACCAGTGA
- the hpnK gene encoding hopanoid biosynthesis-associated protein HpnK: MKRLVVTADDFGLSPAVNEAVRRAHRDGILTCASLMMGAPAAADAVAIAKADGLPVGLHLTLVDGRPVLPPERVPDLVDAQGAFRPGLGRLAVRLAVSARARQQARAECEAQMEALLSTGLPLDHVNAHHHFHLHPSVLSIVVELARRYRPVAVRVPWEAAVPPHRQALLAATMAPWALRARRRLRGAGIVTNDALFGLHDTGALTEAAWLRIVPKIGPGLTEIYCHPAMRPSTSPDGALAPSSADELAALLSPAVRVALDRAGIRLTSFAAAAGESVVQQGGHP; encoded by the coding sequence ATGAAGCGCCTGGTCGTGACGGCCGACGATTTCGGTCTGAGCCCGGCCGTCAACGAGGCGGTCCGACGTGCCCACCGCGACGGCATCCTGACCTGCGCGAGCCTCATGATGGGCGCGCCGGCCGCCGCCGACGCGGTGGCCATCGCCAAGGCGGATGGGCTGCCCGTGGGTCTGCATCTCACCTTGGTGGACGGACGGCCCGTTCTCCCGCCGGAGCGCGTTCCCGACCTCGTGGATGCGCAGGGCGCCTTCCGGCCCGGCCTGGGCCGGCTCGCGGTGCGGCTCGCCGTCTCGGCGCGAGCACGACAGCAGGCTCGGGCGGAGTGCGAGGCCCAGATGGAGGCCCTTCTGAGCACCGGCCTCCCCCTGGACCACGTGAACGCGCACCATCACTTTCACCTTCATCCTTCGGTCCTGAGCATCGTCGTCGAGCTGGCGCGTCGGTACCGTCCCGTCGCGGTGCGGGTGCCGTGGGAGGCCGCCGTGCCGCCACACCGGCAGGCCCTGCTCGCGGCAACCATGGCGCCCTGGGCTCTGCGAGCTCGACGTCGTCTACGCGGCGCGGGGATCGTGACGAACGACGCGCTCTTCGGGCTCCACGACACGGGCGCACTGACCGAAGCGGCCTGGCTCCGCATCGTGCCGAAAATCGGTCCCGGCCTCACCGAGATCTACTGTCACCCCGCGATGCGCCCGTCCACTTCCCCGGACGGGGCCCTCGCGCCCTCGTCCGCAGACGAGCTCGCCGCGCTCCTGAGTCCGGCGGTGCGGGTCGCCCTCGATCGAGCCGGGATCCGCCTCACGTCCTTCGCCGCGGCGGCCGGCGAGTCCGTGGTCCAGCAAGGAGGCCATCCATGA
- the hpnJ gene encoding hopanoid biosynthesis associated radical SAM protein HpnJ: MKRALFLNPPSFEGFDGGAGSRYQARREVRSFWYPTWLAQPAALVPESKLIDAPAANLPLDSVLREATEFELCFIHTSTPSFRADLKTAEALKDANRALTIGFVGPHVAVQPEQALKASPAIDFVTRFEFDHTCKEVAEGRPLDRIDGLSYRTPSGDIAHTRDRALTNMEALPWVVDVYRRDLRIEDYEVGEALYPFVSLYAGRGCRSRCTFCLWPYTVGGHTYRVRSAPNVVGEVKRATEYFPQIREVFFDDDTLTDARPWVEDLARGLGEVLVPNGMTWSTNAKVNVPLETLKVLKENGLRLLTVGFETGSQEILNNIKKGMKVEWARQFAANCHALGIKMHGTFIVGLPGETKETIRETIQFVKEINPHTIQVSLPAALPGTYLYDQARREGWLRDASGELVGQNGFQVTSIEYPHLSHRDIFEMQEQLYRAFFFRPSKIAEIMWEMVKSPTVMRRRLREGLEFFEFLRERKNRPASHAASPAC; this comes from the coding sequence ATGAAGCGAGCGTTGTTCCTGAATCCGCCGTCCTTCGAAGGCTTCGACGGCGGCGCGGGCTCACGGTATCAGGCCCGGCGCGAAGTCCGTTCGTTCTGGTATCCGACCTGGCTCGCCCAGCCCGCCGCGCTGGTGCCGGAAAGCAAGCTCATCGATGCGCCGGCCGCTAACCTGCCGCTCGACTCCGTTCTGCGTGAGGCGACGGAGTTCGAGCTCTGCTTCATCCACACCAGCACGCCCTCGTTCCGTGCCGACCTCAAGACGGCGGAGGCCCTCAAGGACGCCAATCGGGCCTTGACCATCGGCTTCGTCGGTCCGCACGTCGCCGTCCAGCCGGAGCAGGCGTTGAAAGCCTCGCCAGCGATCGACTTCGTGACACGCTTCGAGTTCGACCATACGTGCAAGGAGGTGGCCGAGGGCCGCCCCCTGGATCGCATCGACGGCCTGAGCTATCGCACACCGAGCGGTGACATCGCGCACACGCGCGACCGCGCCCTCACGAACATGGAGGCGCTGCCCTGGGTCGTCGACGTGTATCGCCGCGACCTCCGCATCGAGGACTACGAGGTCGGAGAAGCCCTCTACCCCTTCGTCTCGCTCTACGCGGGTCGCGGCTGCCGCTCGCGCTGCACGTTCTGTCTGTGGCCCTACACGGTCGGCGGCCACACGTACCGGGTGCGCAGCGCGCCGAACGTGGTCGGCGAGGTGAAGCGCGCGACCGAATACTTTCCGCAGATCCGCGAGGTCTTCTTCGACGACGACACCCTCACGGATGCCCGTCCCTGGGTGGAAGACCTCGCGCGCGGCCTCGGTGAGGTCCTCGTGCCGAACGGGATGACCTGGAGCACCAACGCCAAGGTCAACGTGCCCCTCGAGACCCTCAAGGTGCTGAAGGAGAACGGCCTCCGGCTGCTCACCGTGGGCTTCGAGACCGGGAGCCAGGAGATCCTCAACAACATCAAGAAGGGGATGAAAGTCGAGTGGGCCCGCCAGTTCGCCGCGAACTGTCACGCGCTGGGAATCAAGATGCACGGCACCTTCATCGTCGGCCTCCCCGGCGAGACGAAGGAGACGATCCGGGAGACCATCCAGTTCGTCAAGGAGATCAATCCCCACACCATCCAGGTGTCGCTCCCCGCCGCGCTGCCCGGCACCTATCTCTACGATCAGGCCCGGCGAGAAGGCTGGCTGCGGGACGCGTCCGGCGAGCTCGTCGGCCAGAACGGCTTCCAGGTCACCTCGATCGAGTACCCGCATCTCTCCCATCGCGACATCTTCGAGATGCAGGAGCAGCTCTACCGCGCGTTCTTCTTTCGGCCGAGCAAGATCGCCGAGATCATGTGGGAGATGGTCAAGAGCCCAACGGTGATGCGGCGTCGTCTCCGTGAGGGCCTCGAGTTCTTCGAATTCTTGCGCGAGCGGAAGAACCGTCCGGCGAGCCACGCCGCGTCCCCCGCCTGCTGA
- a CDS encoding MMPL family transporter has product MDGRLGRLLAAVVRASVRRPWLTVAASLLLAVGASLYTLWALDFLASPLRLLPQRARYVVLLNQYTQDFEELDDIIVAVESPRTSRAKRYADRLVEVLRREGLTSRITYRIDPRFFDGRGLLYLPSDDLVRLRDRLFDYDELITSYAARPTLVGLVEDLNLQFANAMALGFLDLGLGDDGKTDLRFLAAVVGQIGGRLDKDAPYASPWSAGFTLGSLDDPDGDYFFSSDKRMLFVFVEEHVDESAFTNNRGRIETIRRAIRTLTPEFPEVRAGVTGGPTIADDEMGTALRDSTVATALAATLVLVFLLLAYRRTGAPLLMLATLASSLLWALGLITLFVGHLTVFSIMFISLVIGIGIDYGIYFLYRYQEECALGAPIAQALERTACRTGPGMLLGALTAAGTFLVLVFTDFQGIREFGIVSAIAILMAFVSMLTFFPALLALERQRPRARAASSFSPPLRGGRSMAEWLARLRTYRWTTLIAAGALSAIGAWGIRGVTFDFNTLRLQAADVESVIWEQRILASAGHSGFTALATAQSLDELRRKQEAFARLPSVSEVESVLRLVPDAQSEKVRLIHQFAPLVAAIRVAAPPAVLDGDALRAALLVLRRRLGLTLESITDPAARTSVQRLYEGVDRTLARMEGMGPDALDGLRRLQGELYTDFKGKIERFQQNLDPKPVHDGEAPPELRGRYVGHSGRFLLRIHPGVDIWQEVGARRFIEDLRAVDPDVTGPPVTNFEATHLIERGYFEGTPYALLLVAAITFAILRSVRGTTLALAPVGLGALWTLGVMRLLKLEFNLANVWALPLIVGTAAEYGLNIYVRYLEAVDRGGPRFPRSVVLGVVLSWLTTIAGFGSLLVAHHHGMFTLGLLLSVGSTASLLAAVLVLPVLIELFAEGSLRREDAVASPPGAGTR; this is encoded by the coding sequence GTGGACGGACGGCTGGGCCGCCTCCTCGCCGCGGTCGTGCGCGCGAGCGTCCGGAGGCCGTGGTTGACGGTGGCGGCCTCGCTCCTTCTGGCGGTAGGCGCCAGCCTCTACACACTGTGGGCGCTCGACTTTCTCGCCTCTCCCCTCAGGCTCCTGCCTCAGCGTGCTCGCTACGTGGTACTCCTCAATCAGTACACCCAGGATTTCGAGGAGCTCGATGACATCATCGTCGCCGTCGAGTCGCCCCGAACGTCACGAGCCAAGCGATACGCCGACCGCCTGGTGGAAGTTCTCCGGCGCGAGGGCCTGACGTCGCGCATCACCTACCGCATCGACCCACGCTTCTTCGACGGGCGCGGCCTCCTCTATCTGCCGTCCGATGACCTCGTCCGATTGCGCGATCGACTCTTCGACTACGACGAGCTCATCACGAGCTACGCCGCGCGCCCGACGCTGGTGGGACTCGTCGAAGACCTCAACCTGCAGTTCGCCAACGCGATGGCGCTCGGCTTCCTCGACCTCGGACTCGGGGACGACGGCAAGACCGACCTCCGCTTCCTCGCCGCGGTGGTAGGCCAGATCGGCGGACGCCTCGACAAGGATGCGCCGTACGCCTCACCCTGGAGCGCGGGCTTCACGCTCGGCAGCCTGGACGACCCTGACGGAGACTATTTCTTCTCTTCGGACAAGCGGATGCTCTTCGTCTTCGTCGAGGAGCACGTGGACGAGAGCGCCTTCACCAACAACCGCGGGCGCATCGAGACGATCCGCAGGGCGATCCGAACCCTCACGCCAGAGTTTCCTGAGGTGCGCGCGGGCGTCACCGGTGGCCCCACCATCGCGGACGACGAGATGGGGACCGCTCTCCGCGATAGCACGGTCGCCACCGCGCTGGCGGCGACGCTCGTCCTGGTCTTCTTGCTCCTCGCGTACCGCCGGACCGGCGCCCCCCTCCTCATGCTGGCCACCCTCGCGTCGAGCCTTCTCTGGGCGCTCGGTTTGATCACCCTGTTCGTCGGCCACCTCACCGTCTTCTCGATCATGTTCATCTCGCTCGTGATCGGCATCGGCATCGACTACGGGATCTACTTTCTCTACCGTTACCAGGAGGAGTGTGCGCTCGGCGCCCCGATCGCGCAGGCGCTCGAGCGTACGGCCTGCCGCACCGGCCCCGGCATGCTGCTGGGCGCCCTCACGGCGGCGGGGACCTTCCTCGTGCTCGTGTTCACCGATTTCCAGGGTATTCGAGAGTTCGGGATCGTCTCGGCCATCGCCATTCTCATGGCCTTCGTCTCGATGCTGACCTTCTTCCCCGCCCTGCTCGCGCTCGAGCGCCAGCGGCCAAGGGCGCGCGCGGCGTCGTCTTTCTCGCCTCCGCTCCGAGGTGGTCGCTCGATGGCGGAATGGCTGGCCCGTCTCCGCACGTACCGCTGGACGACCCTGATCGCGGCGGGCGCGCTGAGCGCGATCGGGGCGTGGGGCATTCGCGGCGTGACCTTCGACTTCAACACGTTGAGGCTCCAGGCGGCGGACGTGGAGTCGGTCATCTGGGAGCAGCGCATCCTCGCGAGCGCTGGGCACTCGGGTTTCACCGCGCTGGCCACCGCGCAGAGCTTGGACGAGCTGCGCCGCAAGCAGGAGGCCTTCGCTCGTCTGCCGTCGGTCTCCGAGGTGGAGAGTGTGCTGCGGCTGGTGCCCGACGCGCAATCCGAGAAGGTGCGCCTCATCCACCAATTCGCTCCGCTCGTGGCCGCGATCCGGGTGGCGGCGCCGCCGGCCGTCCTCGATGGGGACGCGCTCCGGGCCGCGCTCCTGGTGCTGCGACGCCGCCTCGGTTTGACCCTTGAGAGCATCACCGATCCCGCCGCGCGCACCTCCGTGCAACGGCTGTACGAAGGGGTGGATCGTACCCTTGCCCGGATGGAGGGGATGGGACCGGATGCCCTCGACGGTCTGCGGCGCTTGCAAGGCGAGCTTTACACGGATTTCAAGGGCAAGATCGAGCGCTTCCAGCAGAATCTCGATCCCAAGCCGGTGCATGACGGCGAGGCGCCGCCCGAGCTTCGGGGGCGGTATGTCGGCCACAGCGGCCGATTCTTGCTTCGCATCCACCCCGGCGTCGACATCTGGCAGGAGGTCGGGGCGCGCCGCTTCATCGAGGACCTGCGCGCGGTCGATCCCGACGTCACCGGGCCCCCGGTCACGAACTTCGAGGCGACTCACCTCATCGAGCGCGGATACTTCGAGGGCACGCCCTATGCGCTCCTGCTCGTCGCCGCGATCACGTTCGCCATTCTGAGATCCGTGCGGGGCACCACCCTCGCCCTCGCTCCGGTGGGCCTGGGCGCCCTGTGGACCCTCGGCGTCATGCGGTTGCTCAAGCTCGAGTTCAACCTCGCCAACGTGTGGGCGCTCCCGCTCATCGTGGGCACCGCCGCCGAATACGGCCTCAACATCTATGTGCGATACCTCGAGGCCGTCGACCGCGGTGGCCCGCGGTTCCCCCGAAGCGTGGTCCTGGGGGTCGTGCTGAGCTGGCTCACGACCATCGCCGGCTTTGGGAGCTTGCTGGTGGCCCACCACCACGGCATGTTTACACTCGGGCTTCTGCTCAGCGTCGGCTCCACCGCGAGCCTTCTCGCGGCCGTTCTCGTGTTGCCGGTCCTGATCGAGCTCTTCGCTGAAGGGTCACTCCGTCGAGAAGACGCGGTCGCGTCGCCGCCGGGAGCCGGCACTCGTTGA
- a CDS encoding sulfotransferase, which translates to MRAAELSDVIARQVIQRALRLMERPARRFAELDVRELLAVGRRRGGGHEFEDMTFSEGLHRLVRALATEAHLNLLGRIAAREAIVGHLANRLQLEADRRRCPGIATQEIRRPIVITGLPRSGSTLLHGLLAQDPANRVPQTWEMLSPSPPPERASYEHDARIAKTERQLRWFHRLVPEFRRIHRVGARLPEECTVILSHSFLSSQFCSMYTVPSYQTWVRGQDLRPAYELHRRFLQQLQWRYPGTRWILKAPAHLPALRELCAVYPDVRVIMTHREPLEVLASEASLHTVLRRTFSNGVDPAQVGREVTELTADEIRAGLAARDDGCAPPERLFDVRYRDLVKDPLGTVRTIYDRFAMSLTSSTEERMQRYLAETPKDKHGAHEYSLAQFGLDPEEERARYRPYRERFLQGAER; encoded by the coding sequence ATGCGCGCCGCCGAGCTCTCGGACGTGATCGCCCGTCAGGTCATCCAGCGGGCTCTGCGCTTGATGGAACGGCCGGCCCGTCGATTCGCCGAGCTCGACGTGCGCGAGCTGCTGGCCGTCGGGAGACGCCGCGGCGGGGGGCACGAGTTCGAAGACATGACGTTCTCGGAGGGCCTCCACCGGCTCGTGCGCGCGCTGGCGACGGAAGCGCATTTGAACCTCCTGGGGCGCATCGCCGCCCGCGAGGCGATCGTCGGTCATCTCGCCAATCGGCTCCAGCTCGAAGCGGATCGGCGTCGGTGTCCCGGTATCGCGACACAGGAGATTCGCCGCCCGATCGTCATCACGGGATTGCCACGTAGCGGCTCGACGCTCCTGCACGGTCTCCTCGCGCAGGATCCCGCGAATCGCGTCCCCCAGACCTGGGAGATGCTGAGCCCGTCGCCGCCGCCGGAGCGCGCGAGCTACGAGCACGATGCCCGGATCGCAAAGACCGAGAGGCAGCTCCGTTGGTTCCACCGGCTCGTCCCGGAATTCCGCCGGATCCATCGCGTGGGCGCGCGACTACCCGAGGAATGCACCGTCATCCTCAGCCATTCCTTCCTCAGCTCCCAGTTCTGCTCCATGTACACCGTGCCCTCGTACCAGACGTGGGTTCGGGGACAGGATCTCCGCCCGGCCTATGAGCTGCACCGGCGCTTTCTTCAACAGCTCCAGTGGCGCTATCCCGGGACGCGCTGGATTCTCAAGGCGCCCGCCCATCTGCCGGCGCTGAGGGAGCTGTGCGCGGTGTATCCGGACGTCCGCGTGATCATGACGCACCGGGAGCCGCTCGAGGTGCTGGCATCCGAGGCGAGCCTCCACACCGTCCTTCGCCGGACGTTCAGCAATGGGGTGGACCCGGCCCAGGTCGGGCGCGAAGTGACCGAGCTGACCGCGGACGAGATCCGGGCCGGCCTCGCCGCCCGCGACGACGGGTGCGCGCCGCCCGAACGGCTCTTCGACGTTCGATACCGCGACCTCGTGAAGGATCCGCTGGGCACCGTGCGGACGATCTATGACCGGTTTGCCATGTCGCTCACCTCGAGCACCGAGGAGCGGATGCAGCGGTACCTGGCCGAGACCCCGAAGGACAAGCATGGCGCGCACGAGTACTCGCTGGCGCAGTTCGGCCTCGATCCCGAGGAGGAGCGGGCGCGGTATCGACCGTATCGCGAGCGGTTTCTGCAGGGGGCGGAGCGGTGA